The following DNA comes from Hordeum vulgare subsp. vulgare chromosome 3H, MorexV3_pseudomolecules_assembly, whole genome shotgun sequence.
GAAGAGCTTGTGCGTGACCGGCGCAGGAGGCTTCATCGCTTCGTGGCTCATCAAGCTTCTCCTCTCGAAGGGCCACTAAATGGTCTGCGGCACCGCGCGAGATCCCAGTAAGGACCCTCCTCGCTTTGATCCGTCCTTCCAAACCCCCGAAGATCCAACCTTAGTTCATGCTTGTGGTACTCCCGCCCCACGACGCCGTCTGCGTCGAACTGAAAGCCCACGGAGGACAGGGACGAGTTCAGGGTAGATATGTGGGTCATTTTCTTTGTATCTCCCGCTGAAGAGTTTGAAGGAGTTTCAGGTAAAGAGTCGATTCTGGTTGATTTCTTTGAGTTTAATGTCAGGATCTCTGGTGGATGCACAAACATGTTCCTCtcccatctcagcatggcattctTAGTTTGCATTCTGTATATCAATCTCAAAAGGATTTGCACTATGTACTAattattttcctgtttgaaacatGCACAAAATGCACAATCCACACAGTCTAACTACTGATTTACCTTTCTCTATTTCGATTTTGTGCATGTTTCGGACATGAAAATAATTAGATGGATATTAATGGATGACCAACAACCTAGGTAAATCGGAATAGAGAAAGGTAAATCGGAATTATTTTGTCTAGGAAAGTATTGAAACCTCTACACATACTTATGTAAGTAGATGGATATTAATGGAAGACCAACAAcctaaaaacagaggaaaacacaTTATACCAAAAATCTATTGTACTTGTTTTTCATCTTATGTTGATCAGATTGTTACATTAGATATGCCTTGCATCTCAAATGTCATCTCACTTCCAGAGTTGATAAAAAATAGTGCTGataatgctcttgttcttaccttTTCACTTGTACTTGATACTTTATTGAGTATAATCGCAACCCAGATCTTTGGAAAATAAGTCTAAATCAAGTGTCACCTTATAGTTATCTTTATATACTCCAATCACCGATTTGCTTATTGCATTGCCTTCAAAAGACTCACTAGGGATCGTGCGCTTTGTTTGATTTTCACTGCAGATGTCAATGAATGTATGGAGAGTCCAAGCCCCTGCCATGGCTCTACAACTTTCCACAACAAGTCGGAGTTCCATTGTTCATGCCCTTTTGTCACCAATTTTGCTAAAGAAACAAACTCATGCGCCAATCAGTTTATAAGTCAGGTAAACCATGAGAAGTTAGTACCTTGCTTTATTATTCTTACAATCAACAATGCATGCTTTAAATTCTTAAAAACGATCTTTGTTGTTTAGTCTGCTAAATATTTTGTGTTTTGGCGAGAGCACCAGAGTTTTTTTTCTTCATTAGCTGGTACTAACGCCTAAGAGGCATGTCACTGGTATGCTCTGTCACGGCCAAAATCTGGTATGTGCTTAAACATGGTCTGAGGCTACAGTGTTGGTCATTTGGTTCTAAAAATGAAAAGTTGCAAATGCAACTATCATCGTCAATCCACCAACAATACAAAATTAGTTACGtacaaaaaagggaaaaataatTATGCATTTAACCATTACGTATGGATATACTTTTTCAACACTTTATTTGTGGAAATATATTTAACAGAGTTAATAACTTCAGAAAATTGGTAACATTGCACTCAGTTACGATTATGATATATCAGTTGCATGTATTATTTATCAATACTACATCAATTTCTTCATATCGTATTTGTATGTATCTCATGCTCTTATTAATGTTTTAGCCTTGTATAttttgttttggagtgagctcggGACAATGGCTATGAGGAGAATCAAGGTGTAGCTTCTACTTATTTTCACAAAAGggtcacaaaaagaaacacactaTGCAATAGAGGATTAATGGTTTAGGACCTGTCTTATGGTCCGCATTGTTCACCTCCTCTATTGCGGTGGAAGCCGAAAATGCTAGAAAAGGAGTGATGCAGAAGAACTCGCAATGGTATATTCTTTCTCACTTGCCCTCACAAGCCCCTCATGTTGACTAATTTTTCTCGTGTGTAACTAAATTCATGTATTGAATCTTTTCTTATCTAAGGGTTTCAATACTTTCCCAACTCGGCTTTGCACTGATGGTTACTCAATGATCGGTAGTCGCATGGTACTTTGTCTTTTATTCTGATTGTTCCTGATTAACAAAATGGAGCAGGAGTTCCCTGGTTCCAATAGAAAAAAATCTAGATCAATTTCCGAATTAAATCCACTTGAACCTTCTGTGAATAAACACCCACCTTATGAAAAAAGAATGCAGATAACATTTTAATTTTACGTTCCGAGTCTAAGCAAACAAACAAATACATTGTTTTAGCAATAGCCCAAATGGATTCGATTATTCTTTCTTAGCAAAGTAAGACTAGCAAAAGGTATACGAATGTTTCTGTTTCAGGAGGAAAATAATTCAAAATCTGAAAGAATCGGATATTAATCTATTGGATCTAATAAAGTAAATTAAGATATTTATCTATTATACATTTTGGGTAGTCTAACACTGCATCCTTCTCGCGATGTAGATTAAGTTTTTTGGGAAATTTCCCTTTTAAGATTCAGGATGCCCTGGTGAAACCAAGACCGTTGTTAGTGCAATACTTTATGCCTGCATATCCATCTAGGCATGACCATCAAAATAGGGAGTTGATTTTTGACTATAATGGAATGGCATAGTTGTGTCTATAAGATTTGACATTGTTTTAGTTCTTctggttatatattgccttcgTGAAGGGTTGCTTGTTGCACTCTCTTTTCTCGAAAAAAGGTGTTTGTAGTCTGTATGTTGTCCATCTTATGGTTTCTTCTGAATGTTTATTAGAACTCAAGATAGTAAGGTAATGTAGTGCCTTAGTTTTCTCTTCTTAAATAACCATGTCTACTTTTCACGAACTTTTACTCAAAAGTTAGAATGGTTTGACCTGTTGCCCTAACACCTATGTTGTCCTACGGAAGATCATGAATACAAAAAATGGTGAAGAAAAAGAGATTGTGGCCTCAGTAGATGATTGGATCCAATTTAATACCACATTGGCAGTCGTATAAAAACTCGACCATCATTTTCCAAGGACGGAACCACTGCTTTCTGGTAAAGAATAGGAAAATTAACCGAATGCAAGTTTCTGTTAGGTGTATCACTCTTAAAGGCTGATGTTCTTGTAATTGTAGGAAATGCTAGCCAAGTAAGTGATGGAGCTCGAGCTTTCCTATTAATGAGGCGAGATGTTGCTACACAAAAGGTTCTCCCAATTTTTGGAATCTGTATGTATCAGTACTTTCTCTATATGTTTGGCGACATAGCactctttagtgatctaaacggtcttatatttctttacagagggagtacataggAAGAATGATTCTCATATTTGATAGAAAATTTCTACAGTCATGGAAAACATGTTAACACTTAGGTTTACACTTTTACTACCAACATTACGGGTCAACACTTTTTGGGCATCGAAGCAGGGAGAATTATGATATTTTTAATCATTACAAAATTATGTTTTTTGACTCAACTAGAGTGTCCTGTTTGCAACTGTAGGAGCTTTGGTGCAGTTGGAGTTGATCCAGTTGTTATCGGTGTTGGTCCTGCTGTTGCTATTCCTGTAGTAGTGAAGGTTGCAGGTCTTCAAATCAATGAGTTGACCTTCTTAACATTAATGAGTTATACTTCTTTTCATGAAAATTACAACAACTGGAAGGTTGCTACTTGTGACGTTCCTCAATTTGGTGCTATTTAGCCTTTGTGGTAATGCCCGTCTTGATATCGCCCTGTATCTCTTTTAGGCGAGTCTGTTGGACGCGTAGGAGGGGAGAAAAAATGTGGAGTTGTGAGTTCATCCACGCTCTTTCTAGAGTTGTACTTCTGCACATCGGGAAAGAAGTTAAGCTGCGGGGAAGCCAAGGAAGCGTTGATTGTTGCCATATGTGTGGAAGCCTATCTGAGGCCTCTGTGTTGCTTGGTGAGATGTTGAAGGAGACTGAAGAAGGGTTTTAGATATATATGATTCGTATCCCaggtttttcagattgtggatgtGTAAATCTCTGAACCTGACTGTGTATTAATAAAGCAAAATAAGACCAAATTCGCTTGTGGCATTTCTTTGCCTAATTTACTTGTTGGTGATTGCATAAAAATATTGTGAGACATTCATACAATGGTCACGTACATAATGGACAAACCATGTGCATAACTAGGTTGGGAGCACACGGACCCGCCTAAGGTGGCGCCACCAGGTGACGCCCCATCCTCTAGTAAACAATTAAATAGACGCGGTGGCATGCTATGCATTAGCGGCGGCTGTGGCTTGGCCGACAGCGGCAAGCGCAGCGCGCTGAGGCAGGGGGCGGTGTTTGGGAGCAGCGCATGCACGATAAGCAGCAGCGAGCAAGACTGCGGCATGGCAGCATGGCGCATCGTACGGTGTGGCGATCGCAGAAAAAGTCATGTGCAAGGTCAAACAATAGTGCATTAAGACTACTCATAATGGGaagtaacatagagtagtaatatacatatgttactagtctaagttaccACCTTCACAATGATAGTAACATAGAGATAATAATATTGAGCCTTTCATTTGTTACtcaatttctctctcttctcATTAATTAGTTGCTACATCATATTTCTTGCTTGAATGGCATATATGTTACTACTTATGTTACTCCCATTGTGGGTAGTCTAAGACCTACTAAAAGAGAGGGAGTTGCATTGCAGCCAACGGCATGAGCAATCTGGGCATGAGGTGGCCAGGGGGGCGACCTGATGCACGCATGATACGGCGCGCTTCAACGGACGCGGCAAATTCACGCGCGCGGGAAAAAGTGAGCGGACGCGCGTTAGATTTGACGCACGGCGTCTAGCGCGCTTATAAAATGCAGCGTTTGCCGCGCGCACTTTCATCGAATCTCAGTCGCCCCTGTCCCGTCATGTGCCCTCCCTCGCTTTGCCATGCGCCCCTCTGCCTCTTttctctcctcgccgccgccgcgccaaCATGCCGCCGCGCCGTCATGGAACTTCtggctaccgcggcgtccgcgcACGCCCCTTCGACACGTTCTAATCCGAGATCGGATCCGGCAAGATGAACCTCGGCCTCGGCACGTTCGACACCGCCGAGGAAGCCGCCCACGCGTTCGACACGACAGCGTGACGCGAAGGGAGATGAACTTTCCcgaggtgatgacgatggagttgGCGCAGAATCTTGCGCCTCGTCCACGGATAGTCACCGACAAGGACCGTCGCCAAAACCGAAGGCGGAAGCGCCGTCTCAGCATTGCTGAGATGGACGAGCGTGCCATAGAGGCATGACGCCGACAGTTTCCGCAGAACGTCTTCGACGAGCGCCAATTCTTCGCGCAAAGAGGGCGGAGCAAACCGCCTATCATGCAGATAGGCGTACGCGGAAGCAAGCCGCACTCTTCCAGATGAAGCCGAGGGAAGCGTCGACTTGTCTTCGGACGATGAACGTTGGTGTGACGCCTTCATCATGACCGAGGAATCGGACACCGGCGCGTCGAAGTCCGACGACAACGATCATGAATAATTTTTGTATTGGTTTTTTTATCTAAATTTTAAGATGGATGTGCTGTAAACAGATATTTTATACGTGCCGGGTTGAACGCCCGTTCGAAATGCTCTGAGTAGGAAGGACATCATTTTTCTTTCCATTGCCTTCTCTTGACTTGTCCCATGGCCGGCGATCTTCAGGACAACAGCGGGGGCCTGGGAGCGAGGAAAGTGATAACGAACAGTCTAGTTCTCTTTGCGTGCTCTGCTTGAAAAAAAGAGGTTTGGGTTCTTTTTTAATACAGAGAAAATACCATAATTTTGATAATGCCACAGTAAAATTACTATAGCTTTTTGTGGTTGCCAAACAGCTCAAGGTAATTATAACCATTACatttaaaaaaattatagtaTTATCATAATACTTAGAAAAAACTGAGCTATCAAATGGGGCAATGTCTATttctaaaagaaaataaaacctaaATGTCtagcaactagcatggcaatgttgCATTGCATACAAAGTTAGAGCATCGCCAACAAGTGCAGTAGAAAAACTCCCCCTAAAGCTGATTCTATGAGGTGTCCATAAAATTTAGGAAAGGTTAGCAGGTGAGCTGCTCACCTGCTTTTTCAGGTCCTATAAACATTTCCCTCTGAATTcagttttttctttctattttgctcTGTGCCCCTCACTCACGCCATGGCATGGCGAACTCTGGTGGTGGCGTTGCGACGACGGGCGAGCATCGATAGCAGGTCGTAGTGGTTGACAGACGCAGGCGAGCAAGCAACGACGGTTGTGACGGCCGACAGTGGTCGGCGAGATGAGGATGGTTGCGGTGCGATGGTGGTTGGTGTCATCGGCGGCAACATGGTGGACGTGGCAATTATACAGGAAGGTTTACAGGAAGGGTCACCTCCAACTAGATGGAGGGGGTTGGGCTGATTATACGGGATCCCCTAAAAATAACACTTTTACGGGAAATGTTGAAGCATCTTTTTTGTTCCAATtctgaaataaaaatatttactgGAAAGGGGAACTATTGGTGATGCTCTTAATAGCGTAAAATTGGATAGATTAACATGTGAGGGTTTGAGAGTGCATCCCCATAAATTCTCGGGTTGAGATCCTTTGTTGTAACAACATTGCTGTTATGGTCACTACCGCATGGACCCCGACCTCGTATGTCATTtggaatttttgtccaaaaggaccccctcTCAAACGCAAATGCCAGAAAAGACCACCTGTGAATACAAAAAAGGGAAAGGAccccctcccctggtggcggcacGCGCGCCAGccggcacgtggcacctgccgccaccgcccgaggcggctggggcctgccgccaccagcTGAGGCGGCCGGCTGCCCACCCCGTTCCCGCCACGCCGGTCCGTAACGGACAGAGCctgggtgggccctgccgccaccaccccaGGCGGCCGGCCGAATCTCCGCGCTGGTGTGACATCGACGCTGATTTCGCTGACTACGAGGTTGTTGTGTGCAAACAGCGCTAAATTTTCCCGCTCTAACTTGCATGCGGTATTGGATGTAGTCCCTCCATTCCaatctctaaagtatgtctatgtacatccgtatgtagtttattgtacaatctctaaaatgccttatatttaggaacggagggagttttTTTTTACGGAGGGAgatttcctaaatataagtcttttaagagtttgtactagaagactacatatggatgtatatggaCTCATTTTAGAACGTAGATTctgtcattttgctttgtatgtagtcatctagtaatatatctaaaaagacttatatttaggaacggagggaatacACTTGTAAAAATAATACACACCTTTGTAAAGTATTGCACTTGTAAAAATAGAACGGCATTCCAAGTAGGGCCTAAAGGTTGATTGCACTAACTGAGGCTGTCTGCTGTATTTGTTCCTGCCACATGCACGCGATAATGACGGACGAGCTGTGCAATTTTTTCCCGCCTAAGTTTCCCGCGTTATTTTCCCGCCTAAGTTTCCCGCCTTAGTTTCCCGCTGAAGTTTCTCGTTTTCGCGCCGTTTTTTCCCGCGTAGACATCCGGcagagcctataaaaggaggcagggagtgaaactctcttcaccatcagccagacttcaaagcacctgcacctccatagtcagtacgagtttgccttgttcggatcagagcattagacctaggaaaatgcagagtgcaagcttgcctcgaggggtggaagcagttcgatgttggtgcggagatgtctgcaaggtgaaggaggtgacggatttttcagattggttgggcatgaagtttttcatgtgcgccaattatgaatctgatccacccgaatctatttctgcgtacgtcaggcctccggtatgctcaagtcatctagattattgttatttgatattattgtttacttgaatctgatccatcctttagtctcctcctcctctctgcatgtactatcgttggattgacacggaaatgccggactggacggtgaccgagattcgtgaaagaggtcgccgtgcatgggctagcttggacttggaagagcgtcgtgagaaggctgaagcagaggagaaagcagagcagaagaaagagtgggaagattactgtgtggagcagagtgcttttcttaatgagatgaaaaggaaaaatcaagaagagaaacttcggctagaggaggtttacagacagcgggaacagacctgtgaagctgagagggagagaaagagagaaagggctcaTGCCGCCAAGGCAACAGAAGAAGCTGGtgatgaaaaaggaaaatatccacgttggactcagtagatttattttattgtatgttAATTTGTgttagttgtatcttaatttctgcaagttgtatcttaatttcggcaAATTGTATCTTATTTTCAGCAATGTCTATCTTAATTTTCGCAAtgggtatcttaatttcagctacgtgtatgttcattttatcccgccatttatttcccgcctcgctttcccgccattttttcccgcgtatagctttgccgccattttgttcccgcctcgctttccctcCTCATTTTCCCGCCTCCCTTTCCCGCCTCCCTTTCCCGCCTCCctttccctcctcgttttcccgccattagttattcgtctggctctgctgcacctataaaaccccctccgaaccaaggtgggtaaggagtgtcctgaaaatgtctcattatcctttcgaccgtagttttcacagtggtatgtccgagtgtcttctgcgcttagctagcaatttcaagatagataatagaatagtttcatgggacgaactcatcactagtgacatgctactgaatgaggttgcccacgcattagctaggaaggggtggcctgcaaggacatatgaggagattcggaaagaacttatgcggttgaatgaaagatggaagaagaaaggccaacacatacgaggtggaggtggagtaaaacatccctttttatggattgacgatagtgaggacgaagacgatatcttcatgccgagtaccaaggccaagagcgcatcatcgacgaaggccaagagcgcatcatcgacgaaggccaagagtagcgcttcgtcaaagggcgagagctctgcatcgtcgaaggatgacgacgactttatgtagtttttttatgaactctacatcttaatgtatcttattttatgtatgttattttatgaatcttattttatgtatcttattttatggaaGCAACTTTAAATTGGAAAACTGCGTCGAAATatatcgagaacttttatttcatgaAACTACATAGATGTCTTGTACGTACATCTGAAAGTTTGAAACTGACATAGAGAGATGCAATAGTTCGCACACATACATAGACGAATCACCCTATGCGACGACGACCAGCTGGCCTTGCCCGACGACCGGAGGGTGACAATCGTTCAGGGGGTATGTGTTCACGAAGACCACGGCCGTACTGTCCCTCGTGTTCCTGTGTCTGTGACTCATGCATAGGTGGTGGAGTCTGAaatccatattgagatgatgattcTAAATTGTAGGTGAATGGCTGTGACTCAAAATTGATATAAGATGGACCAATAACGTCCTGCCCGAAAAAATCATTTATCATTCCTGGGAGCGTGCATTGAGTATCATGGGTTTCTGTGAGTATTTCTTTCTGTACGCCACGCTGGGTATGTTCATCTCCCCATGATGGATCATTAATTTCCTGCTCCACGAAAAATTGTGTTTAAAATAAACTGTGTGTAAAAAAAAGATGTGTAAATAGAAGTTATGTAATTGCTTATTATAATTGTACATACCTGACCGCTGTTGTAGCTTTGTGCTCCCTCGCTTGTCTCAGCCCAACGATTCTCCTCGGGCATCCTAATCCCTCGCGTGGGCAGATATGGCTGAGATCCTTGAGTGTGTGCGCCATATGCTGTATATGCATCTTGCTACACGAAATGAGTCTGTTCGGGCGTCGAACCTAAATCTGGAGCATTTACCTGTGATGTCTGCCCATGTATTGGTAGAGACGAGTCATGTCGTGGAAGTTTCGGCGTAGTATTAGTACCCTCTCCCCACCGCATGGACGACGACGGCGCCGCACTCGGTCTAGCTATCCACCGGCTGGACATAGTTACAACACCCTCACCATAGTTGTACGGGGTTGGGGGTTTTACTATCTGCGGTCGTCCTACAGGTAAGTATTCCCAAGACCACAACTGTACAAACTCGTAGGAGACACAAAGTAATGGAGCTTTAGATGTGAATGCAGTTTTTTGAGTGGCATCACATAACCCTCGGTATGTATGAGAAAGCAAAGCAGAACCAAAGCTATATGGTGGATTTTGGGGTAAAGGTTCGTCTACTATCTTTGCGGCAAAATAGATGAGACCAGGCAAAACTACCTCCCCGTGAGAATTAGGAAACATCACACCAAAGAGCCACAACAAATATGCAAACAAGTGTCTCTTCGTTGTCTCAGGATCAGCATAGGTAGACAAAATTTCGAAGTTAGTACGAAGCCAGCTGAGTGGGACACCTCGAGGCGGACCAGAATGATCTGATATGGGCATTTCGAGCCTCAGACGGCCAGAGACATCTGCTGGCCAATTAGGAGAAACTCGTGGATGTACCACTGGCACACCTCTAATTGGTAAAGTTGTGATCATTGACACATCTTTTAGAGTAGGTGCAAGCTCTCCACATCGGAAGTGAAATGTGTGGGTCTCCGGTCTCCATCTATCAACGAGGGATGTCAAAAGGGATGGGTCGGCAGTAAAACTACCTCGACGAGCTGCGATGTtcgcaaaatgaaggagtccataaGCCTCAAGGTGTTCAAGGAACCGATTATGTATTGACCAGGGCGTCTTTACGGTTCGAAGCCGGAAGGTCTGAGGAGGATTTTCATGATTTGGATTTATGAAAAGCTGGCAACGGTGGTGGTTGTCGTGATAAGCATTCAAAAGCTGGGGCATTTCAGCCATAACCTGCAATCACGATGAAATTAAATtaaatattccgaatattacatcacgatgaaattaaaatacatattacgaatattacatcacgaggAAATTGAATTAagtattccgaatattacatcacgatgaaattaaaatacatattccgaatattacatcacgatgaaattgaattaaatattccgaatattacatcacgaggAAATTAAAATACATAGCATGATTACATATCACGAAGTGTTGTTGTTACGATACGGACACTCCCTACGCGGGTGACCAGCACACCTACATACGCGGCATCGCCTTGGTTCTCCCAACTGGCTGTGGTCCATGTCATTGCGATGACGCCTAGACTGACGCCGTCCCTTGCTGGTTCGCATCAATGCGGGATCCGGAACCCATGTGGTCCCTTCTGGCCGTAATTGCTTGTAGTTCATATCAATGCCCCATGCCCAAAACTCACCGTTTCAAGTGTTGTACAAATTGTGCATGTTGAAGTATGGTGATATGTatggctcgacactaatttgttgacCTGCAGCTGCCCGCAATACGTGACTGCAAGGATATCCCAGAAGCTTGGGCTTGTTGCAAGTGCACTTACACGAGGTTGCGCCAAGCGTCACAGCTTGTTTTTTTGCTCCCCTGTGGTGACCCTTAACAAACTTTGCTCGCACACTAACTTCCCATTTATTCCTAAGTGCATCTACCTGCCTGCACCCATGTCTTTGCGACTTCTTTGCTTTGTCATAAGATGTCTTTGCATCTTCTCAGACCAGGTCTTGTTCAAATCTACCAGTGCCTTGGCAACGGTGACTCTATCTGCAAAGTATGACACAGTCcggttccaagttttatcaattAGTGTTGTGATAGGTAGTGCCCTCACCCCTTTAAGAACACCATTGTACACATCAGACATGTTGCTTGTCATTATACCGTATCTAGCGCCAGTGTCCTGAGACTGCGCCCACTTGTACAAATTGGGACAATTCTCACTGATCCACTGGCTCAAATTTATTACTGTTTGACGACCCCTCCGGTCTTCTCTCGTCGGGAGGGATGCACACTCGATCTGACCATTGATACCTGCCCAGATAGCATTCATTTTTGCTGCAGTTTTCTGCATGCACATCCTCTTGAATAGCTTgaaccaatctttgtttttgaatttcgaataaaaattagctgccaaatgcctcatgcaccaccttgtctccagatcgggccacccccaatctggatcttgtgaagccttaattatctcgagcgcgcttaatagtccggtgttgcgatcagagatgatgcaaaccccttcccgatctttgatgacacccatcttcaggcaacacaggaaccatagccaactgtgtttgttttcgctctccactagtgcataggcaataggaagaagttgattgtttgcatcagctgccatcgccactaagagtgtgcccttgtactttccagtgagaaatgtaccatcaattgatacaaccggacgacaatgcttgaatgcttgtatagtctgggcgaatgcccagaataagcggtccaggatttgctcgtccgggttcaatggatttggatgttctttccggaaaacttgagtccccctgttagcaactgaaatctgatgcaacattctaggggcaaaagagtacgcctcctcataggttccatacaacctctgaaatatcttttcctttgcatgacgagccttgctatagctgacagggaaaccaatcagatcagatgcagttgcacgcaaagccctaatactaatattaagactttgctgcacaatggtttgcatcacctgtgacacatattctgcagtcacattgcggtgctctgaaagagtgccggtttgctcacaaccatgttgctctatttttgtgacatgccatggctgacataccccaggcttctggcgagcaataactcttccgcggcaacccgcttcacgatggatgcatatgagcttcaactcctttttatcagactGCTTCACTCTATGTTGCATGTGTATAGCAATTGCATAGCTATGTATTGCTTGTTTAGCAGATTTCTTATCTGGGAAAATCTGTTCAACTGCCAGACTCCCCGCGTCTAGGCTAGCAAcagagtgaaattcattggtgatactcataacctgtaaaaactctgggttgattgctgcagcgaccgccttctcaggaggaacaacttcatcatcatctgattccgaagaggcagaagaatgaccatcatcgtcatcatctagcgcctccggcaatccctcgacatgttcgctcatgtcaacg
Coding sequences within:
- the LOC123440212 gene encoding uncharacterized protein LOC123440212 — translated: MPEENRWAETSEGAQSYNSGQEINDPSWGDEHTQRGVQKEILTETHDTQCTLPGMINDFFGQDVIGPSYINFESQPFTYNLESSSQYGFQTPPPMHESQTQEHEGQYGRGLREHIPPERLSPSGRRARPAGRRRIG